A window from Zavarzinia compransoris encodes these proteins:
- a CDS encoding CheR family methyltransferase, whose protein sequence is MNPLDFQFLSDLLKAKSGLVLTGDKGYLVESRLLPIARKRGLNTLEGLVAGLRRKDEALIRDVVEAMTTNESFFFRDNTPFDTFKAHVMPHLLSARADSKRIRIWSAAASTGQEPYSLAMLLSEQKAALAGWRVEILGTDISADVLTRARAGLYTQFEVQRGLPIQLLVKYFKKEGDQWRIAPEIRSMVQYREYNLLDSFAGLGKFDVVYCRNVLIYFDQPTKAKVLDRIADIMTDDGMLFLGAAETVLGLSTRFRPVKDRRGLYEVVPGR, encoded by the coding sequence ATGAATCCGCTCGATTTTCAGTTTCTGTCCGATCTCCTCAAGGCGAAGTCGGGCCTGGTGCTGACGGGCGACAAGGGTTACCTGGTCGAGTCCCGTCTGTTGCCGATCGCGCGGAAGCGCGGGCTGAACACCCTCGAGGGCCTGGTCGCCGGACTCCGCCGCAAGGACGAGGCCCTGATCCGCGACGTGGTCGAAGCGATGACCACGAACGAGAGTTTCTTCTTCCGCGACAATACGCCTTTCGACACCTTCAAGGCCCATGTCATGCCGCATCTCCTGTCGGCGCGGGCGGACAGCAAGCGGATCCGCATCTGGTCCGCCGCCGCCTCGACCGGGCAGGAGCCCTATTCGCTGGCCATGCTGCTGTCCGAGCAGAAGGCGGCGCTCGCCGGCTGGCGGGTGGAGATTCTCGGCACCGATATTTCGGCCGACGTGCTGACCCGGGCCCGGGCCGGCCTCTATACCCAGTTCGAGGTACAGCGCGGCCTGCCGATCCAGCTGCTGGTCAAATACTTCAAGAAGGAAGGCGACCAGTGGCGCATCGCGCCCGAGATCCGCAGCATGGTGCAGTATCGCGAGTATAATCTTCTCGACAGTTTTGCCGGGCTCGGCAAATTCGACGTCGTCTATTGCCGCAACGTGCTGATCTATTTCGACCAGCCGACCAAGGCCAAGGTGCTGGACCGGATCGCCGACATCATGACCGACGACGGCATGCTGTTCCTCGGCGCCGCCGAAACCGTGCTCGGCCTGTCCACCCGCTTCCGCCCGGTGAAGGACCGCCGCGGCCTTTACGAAGTGGTGCCGGGCCGGTAA
- a CDS encoding alpha/beta fold hydrolase: protein MAGGCIESRVVSIPVGELSFTALETPPAGGGSGPIALCLHGFPDNHHSFDDLAPVLAAAGFHVVAPLLPGYEPSSQPADGDYSAAAVADHLGALVRELAKQGPVHLIGHDWGAVIGHIVAADRPEGLASWTAIAIPPTGRLMAVAAGAPWLMLPFWYIGVFQARGLADWLVSRADWKFIDLLWRRWSPGWTPPAGVLDSVKRTLAAPGVKKAALAYYRALVPIGTRRYREGLSRASRRIKVPSLVLAGTTDGCFKLDAFRRAIRDEDYPAGVTLRVIEGAGHFLHREKPDQVNALILDHLRKA from the coding sequence ATGGCGGGCGGTTGCATCGAGTCTCGGGTGGTGTCCATTCCGGTCGGGGAACTGAGCTTCACCGCCCTGGAAACCCCGCCGGCGGGCGGCGGCAGCGGCCCGATCGCCCTGTGCCTGCACGGCTTTCCCGACAATCACCATTCCTTCGACGATCTCGCCCCGGTGTTGGCCGCGGCCGGGTTCCATGTCGTCGCGCCGCTGCTGCCGGGCTATGAACCCTCGTCGCAGCCGGCGGACGGGGATTATTCGGCGGCCGCTGTCGCCGATCACCTGGGCGCCCTGGTGCGCGAACTGGCGAAACAGGGGCCGGTGCATCTGATCGGCCACGACTGGGGCGCGGTCATCGGCCATATCGTCGCCGCCGACCGGCCGGAAGGGCTGGCAAGCTGGACCGCCATCGCCATTCCGCCGACCGGGCGGCTGATGGCGGTCGCCGCCGGCGCGCCCTGGCTGATGCTGCCCTTCTGGTATATCGGCGTCTTCCAGGCCCGCGGCCTGGCCGACTGGCTGGTCTCCCGCGCGGATTGGAAATTCATCGATCTCCTGTGGCGGCGCTGGTCGCCGGGCTGGACCCCGCCGGCGGGCGTCCTCGACAGCGTGAAGCGGACCCTGGCCGCCCCGGGGGTGAAAAAGGCGGCGCTGGCCTATTACCGGGCCCTGGTGCCGATCGGCACCCGGCGCTACCGCGAGGGGCTGAGCCGGGCCTCGCGCCGGATCAAGGTCCCGAGCCTCGTCCTCGCCGGCACGACGGACGGCTGCTTCAAGCTGGACGCTTTCCGCCGGGCGATCCGGGACGAGGATTACCCCGCCGGCGTTACCCTTCGGGTGATCGAGGGTGCCGGCCATTTCCTGCACCGGGAAAAGCCGGATCAGGTGAACGCCCTGATCCTGGATCATTTGCGGAAGGCTTAA
- a CDS encoding NAD(P)/FAD-dependent oxidoreductase, whose product MKPFLHDPSIHAYDQTVASWWEASAGDPVAAPPLLAPARADVAIIGGGFTGLNAALALAEGGVAPLVLEAGPIGWGASGRNGGFCCLGSAKLSWERIIARFGLAEAQRFFRLQVDAIGHVRDLLARHGIEAETGPAGEAVLSHHPRAIADLKAERDLYRRVFATECTLLSKADLAARGLSTAEAEAGLWVPHGFPLHPLKYLRGLARAVQARGIALHGHSPVIAWTREGRRHRLLTPGGSVLADRVVVATAGFTRDDLHPGLAGRLLPVLSNIVVTRPLSAAERAAQGFDSLTMCADTRHLLHYFRLLPDGRLMFGARGGVSAAPTAEPAMRARLQADLARMFPHFAGAAITHFWRGLTDLAYDLLPHRGTVEDGSVHYLLAFHGNGVAMGSYGGALLGRALAGETVALPAPIRQPLPHFPFPALRQSYLRAAYAGFGLRDRLGR is encoded by the coding sequence ATGAAGCCCTTCCTGCATGATCCCTCGATCCACGCCTACGACCAGACGGTCGCCAGCTGGTGGGAAGCCTCCGCCGGGGATCCGGTGGCAGCACCCCCGCTGCTGGCGCCGGCCCGGGCCGATGTCGCCATCATCGGCGGCGGTTTCACCGGCCTCAATGCCGCACTCGCCCTGGCCGAGGGCGGCGTCGCCCCCCTGGTGCTCGAAGCCGGCCCGATCGGCTGGGGTGCCTCGGGGCGGAACGGCGGCTTCTGCTGCCTCGGCTCGGCGAAACTATCCTGGGAACGCATCATCGCCCGCTTCGGCCTGGCCGAGGCGCAGCGCTTCTTCCGCCTCCAGGTCGACGCCATCGGCCATGTCCGCGACCTGCTGGCCCGCCACGGCATCGAGGCCGAGACGGGCCCGGCGGGGGAGGCGGTGCTGTCCCACCACCCCCGCGCCATCGCCGACCTGAAGGCGGAGCGCGACCTCTATCGCCGAGTCTTCGCGACCGAATGCACCCTGCTATCCAAGGCCGATCTCGCCGCCCGCGGCCTTTCGACGGCGGAGGCCGAGGCCGGCCTCTGGGTGCCCCACGGCTTTCCGCTGCACCCGTTGAAATACCTGCGCGGCCTGGCCCGGGCGGTGCAGGCCCGGGGCATCGCCCTGCACGGCCACAGCCCGGTCATCGCCTGGACCCGGGAAGGCCGGCGGCATCGCCTGCTGACCCCGGGGGGCAGCGTGCTGGCCGACCGGGTCGTGGTCGCGACCGCCGGCTTCACCCGCGACGACCTGCACCCCGGCCTGGCCGGGCGCCTGCTGCCGGTCCTGTCCAACATCGTCGTCACCCGGCCGCTGAGCGCGGCGGAACGGGCGGCGCAGGGGTTCGACAGCCTGACCATGTGCGCCGATACCCGCCACCTGCTGCATTATTTCCGCCTGCTGCCCGACGGGCGGCTGATGTTCGGGGCGCGCGGCGGCGTCTCGGCCGCGCCCACCGCCGAACCGGCGATGCGGGCGCGGTTGCAGGCCGATCTCGCCCGCATGTTCCCGCATTTCGCCGGGGCGGCGATCACCCATTTCTGGCGCGGGCTGACCGACCTCGCCTATGACCTGCTGCCCCACCGGGGCACGGTCGAGGACGGCAGCGTGCACTACCTGCTGGCCTTCCACGGCAACGGTGTCGCCATGGGATCCTATGGCGGGGCACTGCTCGGCCGGGCGCTGGCGGGCGAAACGGTGGCCCTGCCGGCGCCGATCCGCCAGCCCCTGCCGCACTTTCCCTTCCCGGCCCTGCGCCAATCCTATCTGCGGGCGGCCTATGCCGGCTTCGGCCTGCGCGACCGGCTCGGGCGTTAA
- a CDS encoding CHAT domain-containing protein — protein MSARYAFRLPLLALALALGACAVTGGETGTPREAGTNLVGEACTVTAGPATLGAGGERQTTVHCGSWQQPSARIAERGATQPQTGDSPAAALAAGPWRAELDSRMRCDAPAATAFAGGLDGAVMQCRLLNGGFPMVALALAAEGRIFLADGIPAALPVVERAVLAALGRGTLGAETAESRAIAFVRAATGRPLAGAGALDAYYTALATAQYQDTVQDFAASEENYRKALLVQAEAIGSDDPSSADPLMHVALELSNQGRYDEAAPLFDEAQRLAAASINPSDLPRLLSYRAIDAANQNRLDDALGFAAKATALRREFAARNGNEVGNGFTGFAGGGDLISYGGASGTVIGIDLAQSLHTEAALLLRLNRLDEAAQKADEAIAITRASRAAPPWWLPQFLETRATVAAAGGDSRSAAALQGDAVTIWANTLPDSVPEGLARLALGRYQHATGRSDAAIATYRQGLATLKARNAEIRPRELIGFLDVASAAAAATPGEAGRLEVEMFEAMQLMRSGVTSRTVSLATARLAAGDQQVGGVIRAQQENDRKRYALVAALNRALAVPAEVRDTKAIDGLRSRLIETEAEGRRLDETLQAASSGYRQLLATPVGASELQALLKPGEAVVAFASAETATYGFLVRADRLRIWRIDAGDQAIGDVVIALRKGVTPTRSGLPRFPVEQSRGLYRTLFDPVAGDLDGVTSLVTSANGALASIPFGILVAGPGEARGGSYREVDWLVRHYALAQVPSVRAFADLRRVGTASGGTQALVGFGDYQPPRDMNALFSSLPANCVRDRKVLGALGPLPGTAVELERVAAQLGAGPDALVLGDAFTKTAVTGRPLSDYRIVYFATHAVLASEIRCFAEPALLVSPGPAAGADSALLKLSDILNLKLDADLVVLSACNTGGTDGKSGGEALSGLTRAFFYAGARRLIASHWPVPDASTAALMTAIFGGQGVGGAGALRDAQLGLIDGRGPGTTPVEWSHPLFWAGFSTIGDGTGVAAR, from the coding sequence ATGAGCGCCCGGTACGCTTTCCGCCTGCCCCTGCTCGCCCTGGCCCTCGCACTCGGCGCCTGCGCCGTCACCGGGGGCGAGACCGGCACCCCGCGCGAGGCCGGCACCAATCTGGTCGGCGAGGCCTGCACGGTCACCGCCGGCCCCGCCACCCTGGGCGCCGGCGGCGAGCGGCAGACCACGGTCCACTGCGGCAGCTGGCAGCAGCCCTCGGCCCGGATCGCCGAACGCGGGGCCACCCAACCCCAAACCGGCGACAGCCCGGCGGCGGCGCTGGCCGCCGGCCCCTGGCGCGCCGAGCTCGACAGCCGCATGCGCTGCGACGCCCCTGCCGCGACCGCTTTCGCCGGCGGGCTGGACGGTGCGGTCATGCAGTGCCGGCTGCTGAACGGCGGCTTCCCCATGGTCGCGCTGGCCCTGGCGGCGGAGGGCAGGATCTTCCTCGCCGACGGCATCCCCGCCGCCCTGCCGGTGGTGGAGCGGGCCGTGCTGGCCGCGCTCGGCCGCGGCACGCTGGGCGCCGAGACGGCCGAATCCCGCGCCATCGCCTTCGTCCGCGCCGCCACCGGCCGGCCGCTGGCCGGGGCGGGCGCGCTCGATGCCTATTACACCGCGCTCGCCACCGCGCAATATCAGGACACGGTGCAGGATTTCGCCGCCTCGGAAGAGAATTACCGCAAGGCCCTGCTGGTCCAGGCCGAGGCCATCGGCAGCGACGATCCGAGCAGCGCCGATCCCTTGATGCATGTCGCCCTCGAACTGTCCAACCAGGGCCGCTACGACGAAGCCGCGCCCCTGTTCGACGAGGCCCAGCGCCTGGCCGCCGCCAGCATCAACCCCAGCGACCTGCCGCGCCTCCTGTCCTATCGCGCGATCGATGCCGCCAACCAGAACCGGCTCGACGATGCCCTCGGCTTCGCCGCCAAGGCGACGGCGCTCCGCCGCGAGTTCGCCGCGCGCAACGGCAACGAAGTCGGCAACGGCTTCACCGGTTTCGCGGGCGGCGGCGATCTCATTTCCTATGGCGGCGCTTCGGGCACGGTGATCGGCATCGACCTGGCCCAGAGCCTGCATACCGAGGCCGCCCTGCTGCTGCGCCTGAACCGGCTGGACGAGGCGGCGCAGAAGGCCGACGAGGCGATCGCCATCACCCGGGCCAGCCGCGCCGCGCCGCCCTGGTGGCTGCCGCAGTTCCTGGAAACCCGGGCGACCGTCGCCGCCGCCGGGGGCGACAGCCGCAGCGCTGCCGCCCTGCAGGGCGATGCGGTCACCATCTGGGCCAATACGCTGCCGGATTCCGTGCCCGAGGGGCTGGCCCGCCTTGCGCTCGGCCGCTACCAGCATGCGACCGGGCGCAGCGATGCCGCCATCGCCACCTACCGCCAGGGCCTGGCGACCTTGAAGGCGCGCAATGCGGAAATCCGCCCGCGCGAATTGATCGGCTTCCTCGATGTCGCCAGCGCCGCCGCGGCCGCGACCCCGGGCGAGGCCGGCCGTCTCGAGGTCGAGATGTTCGAGGCCATGCAGCTCATGCGCTCGGGCGTCACCAGCCGCACGGTCAGCCTGGCGACGGCGCGCCTGGCCGCCGGCGACCAGCAGGTCGGCGGCGTCATCCGCGCCCAGCAGGAGAACGACCGCAAGCGCTATGCCCTGGTCGCGGCCCTGAACCGGGCCCTGGCCGTGCCCGCCGAGGTGCGCGACACCAAGGCGATCGACGGCCTGCGCAGCCGCCTGATCGAGACCGAGGCCGAGGGCCGGCGCCTGGACGAGACCTTGCAGGCCGCCTCCTCCGGCTATCGCCAATTGCTGGCGACCCCGGTCGGCGCGTCCGAACTGCAAGCCCTGCTGAAGCCGGGCGAGGCGGTGGTCGCCTTCGCCAGCGCCGAAACCGCGACCTACGGCTTCCTGGTCCGCGCCGACCGCCTGCGCATCTGGCGCATCGACGCCGGCGACCAGGCGATCGGCGATGTCGTGATCGCGCTGCGCAAGGGCGTCACCCCGACGCGGAGCGGCCTGCCCCGCTTCCCGGTCGAACAATCGCGCGGCCTGTACCGCACCCTGTTCGATCCGGTCGCGGGCGATCTCGACGGCGTGACCAGCCTCGTCACCAGCGCCAACGGCGCGCTGGCCAGCATTCCCTTCGGCATCCTCGTCGCCGGCCCGGGCGAGGCGCGGGGCGGCAGCTACCGCGAGGTCGACTGGCTGGTGCGCCACTACGCCCTGGCCCAGGTCCCCTCGGTGCGGGCCTTCGCCGACCTGCGGCGGGTGGGCACGGCCTCGGGCGGAACCCAGGCCCTGGTCGGTTTCGGCGACTACCAGCCGCCGCGTGACATGAATGCCCTGTTCTCGTCGCTGCCGGCCAATTGCGTGCGCGATCGCAAGGTGCTGGGCGCCCTCGGCCCCCTGCCCGGCACTGCGGTCGAGCTGGAACGGGTCGCGGCCCAGCTCGGCGCCGGGCCGGATGCCCTGGTGCTCGGCGATGCCTTCACCAAGACGGCGGTGACCGGCCGGCCCCTGTCGGACTACCGGATCGTCTATTTCGCCACCCATGCGGTGCTGGCGAGCGAGATCCGCTGCTTCGCCGAACCCGCCCTCCTGGTCTCGCCAGGGCCGGCGGCGGGGGCGGACAGCGCGCTGCTCAAGCTCAGCGACATCCTGAACCTGAAGCTGGATGCCGATCTCGTCGTCCTGTCCGCCTGCAACACCGGCGGCACCGACGGCAAGAGCGGCGGCGAAGCCCTGTCCGGCCTGACCCGCGCCTTCTTCTATGCCGGGGCGCGGCGCCTGATCGCCTCCCACTGGCCGGTGCCCGACGCCTCGACCGCCGCCCTGATGACCGCGATCTTCGGCGGCCAGGGCGTGGGCGGCGCCGGGGCGCTGCGCGACGCCCAGCTCGGCCTGATCGACGGCCGGGGGCCGGGCACGACGCCGGTCGAATGGTCGCATCCCCTGTTCTGGGCCGGGTTCAGCACCATCGGCGATGGCACGGGGGTGGCGGCGCGCTAA